The genomic segment GCTTGATCCCACGCGGATCTCAAACTGATTGTAATTAAAGTTGTTGGCCAGGGCAGGTAAGGCCATCATCCCTAGTAATGCTGTAACCAACATTCGTGTCATGAGCTGCTTCATGCTATCTCCACAAATAAATTCCTGATTAGATTGTACAAAAAAAGCAGAAAAATGGTATGAAATTGAAAGGGTTTATTGTGAATACTCGATTTGTATCAAACTGAAGTGAGGCTTTGGCGCTGTTCTAAAGGAAAAGCGCCAAGCCTATTCCCCTCTAAAAAAGCCGGGGAATGTCGGACTAGCGTGCGAACACTTGCTGGAATTCTTTTTTCAAAATTGGGTCACGGCGGGCTTTTTTGAGCTGTTTGACCATATCTTTCACGCAGTTGTATAGGATTTGGTCAAGCATCTGCGCCTTGTAGTTTTCTTGTTCTTCGGTTGAAGTGCCTTGCGGTGCTTGCATGCCTTCAAAAGACTGTAGGGCACTGACACCGGCAAACGCTTGGCTTACGGAGACCAGAGCGTGAAACTGCTCAAAGCTATCAACGATGTTTTGAGCGCTGGCAGGTAATGAATTCCAAGAGTCCAACACGGTTTCTTGTGAGACATTGTGGATGGATTCAACCATGGCCAGCATTTCTTGTGGAACCTCTTCAAATGCAATCACTTGTTGAAGCTCAGGGGAAAGAGAAGCAAGGTCTACTTGAGAGCTAGCTGTGGTCTCATCGTTATTGGGCGCCGCTTGATCAGACATAATTCAGTCCTATTGTGTAAAAAACGAGATACTAATCTGTCGATAACAAAAGTCAATCATTGGACGGAAACATTGCGAATTTTCTCTGATTGTGGTTGATTTTATGGCGTTGCCGTCAAATTTTTACTTCGTGACAAGGCAAACGCGAGTGTCAGGGAAGGGCGTGATGATCAATCGCGATCGATAATCACCTGATTACGACCACGGCGTTTGGCTTGATAAAGGGCCTTATCGGCACAAATGAGAGTGTCGTGCAGTGAACGATGTTTTTTCGACAATGCCGCGCCAATACTCACGGTAATTTGGGTGGTTGATTTGGCTTTGGTCGATTGTCCGCGCTGCTGACTGCCGACGCGCGAGTGGGATGGGCGCTGGTGTTCGTCGCGTAGGGTCAGGGGATAGGATTCAATGGTTTGCCGAATGGCTTCAAGGTTTTCCTTCATTTTGTTGTGCTCTTTATAGCGGTACAAAACGACAAATTCTTCACCGCCAAAGCGGTAGGCCTTGCCTTGATCTAGGGTTTGTTCAATCCGAGAGGCGACCAGTTGCAGCACTTGGTCACCGACATCGTGGCCATATCTATCGTTAAATTGTTTGAAGTGATCAACGTCAATCATTGCGACGGCGTAGCGTTTGCCGATTCTCGCGGCATCGGAGTTAAAGGCTTGCCGATTGGCTATTTTGGTCAAGGAATCAATAAAGGCGAGCTCGTGACTCGAAGAGAGCAAGTAAAAAACCAAGCAACTGGCCAGTAACGTAAAAAATACACTCGAGATATAGGGCGTATCAAAACTGATAAAAACACAGGAGGTAAACAGTAACGTGGCATAAATCACAATATCAAAAATGCGATTATAGCGGATCACAAACAAAGCACTGATGCCAATCATAATGATGGAGTACAAGATTAACACAAAGGGCAGTTTTGACACGCTATCAATGCTAAACAGTACCCCTTGTGTCCAGTGCTCTAAATGCGCCTCTGTAAAATAGGCCAATGTGATATTGCCCCATAATGCCATGACCGCGAGGGTCGACAAATACAGCAGGCATTGTTTAAAGGTAAAATGCATTTCATCGACGACATAAGCCAAAAAGCAACCGACAGGAAGCAAAAAACTAAGGATGGAAAGCTCTAACAGGGTGGTGCCGCGGTTTAACGGAATTTGTAAGCGGGTTTGGATTAAGTAGTAGATGATCAGCAAACCAAAGCTCACTAAGGCGAAGCGCATCTGCTTGAAGAGAAAACCGCAAACCAAACAAATCGATAAAATGGCATAAGGGATCGATAAAACCAGGCTTTTGTTGTTTTGTGCTAACTCAATCCACTGATCCATACTGAACAAGGTACCCAGTAAGAGAATAAATGGAACGACTATTCTGAAACGATAGTCTGTTAGGCAAAAAGACAACATGAATTGAAAGTGTAATTCCGATGAATAAACGACGCGATAACTGTAACACATGTCACGCATCGGCATAATATTTTCTCATCGATAAAATTGTGAGTTATAGTTTAAATTGGGTATTTTTCTAGTCTAATCAAGTGCTACACCGTGTTCGGTAAACAAAAAGGAGCGTGCAATGCAGATCCATGCAGAAGTACACAATTACATGGAAACGTTGGTTGGCCAAGAGTTGGCTGAAAATCAGTACTCTGAGCGTTATGATCAAGAAAAGCTGGCCGATTTAGCCTGTTTAACTCTCGCTCAGCTAAGACCGGTGTATATCCGTTATGACATTGACTTTTTGTCGTCCTTACCAGAAACCAAACTGGTCGCGCTAAAACAAGATGTTGTCGTTGCTTTGCAAAATGCCGAGACCATGCTGGCCGAAGACCGTCGTCGAGAGCGCGAAGAGCCGGTGGCCATTGTTTACGCGCAGTCTCGCTATCAAGATGAAGGCGAGTTAGAATGGTTTGAGAAACCCATTGTGAGTAAAGCATTAAAATAAGGAGTGAATGTGGGATTTTTATCGCGTTTGTTTGGTCGTCAGGACAGTGCACCTCAAGAAACAGCAAAAGAGATTGAAGCCATCGAGTATAAAGGGTTTTCCATTTTTCCTGATGGGATAGCAGAGAACGGTCAATATCGCGTTGCCGGTGAGATTAAAAAAGTCATCGATGGTGAAGAAAAGACGCATCGCTTTATTCGCTCAGACGTGTTGCCCAGTGAAAGTGATGCCAATGATATGATGGTCAAAAAATCTCAGATGTTTATTGATCAGATGGGAGAAAAAATGTTCTCTTGAATACTTAACCTGTTCGGTATTTAAGACCAATGTAACGTAAAGGCGAGGGGAATCACTTGCCTTTACACTCTTTGTCTCGTAAACGCGTTATTCCTTAGGCTGAGACAAGCGTTCACCGCTAGTCGAACTGGGGCGCAGCGTTCACTTTAAGCAATCGCAGTCCGCAATCGATGCTTTATAACGGCGTTATTTGGATTTAGTTACCACTCTCAATGAAGCTGGTGCTTTGGTTGTCATTTTTTTAAGTGATACTGTATAGTATTCTTACATTCTTCAGATTTTTGTATAAGTTTTGAATAAATTAACCTTACTGTTTTCATTGGTAGTGTCGATATTGTGGATTCCAACCGCTTGGGCAAACTCTTTGCCTGAGCGCATTGGTATATTTGTCAGTTTATTCAATCAAGAACAGCCCAGAGAAGAATATGACGTTCGGGTACTACAGTCTAAATACCCAACGGTTTTGATTTCTCCAGATTCCACTTTGCCGCAAACGGCGAAGTACCCGTTGCGTGACATACAGCGTTTGTATCAATTATCTCAGACCTGTAGTGGCCAGTTGCCGTTAAACCCTTTAGTAACGGAGCCGTTGGTGTTTACTCGCGCTTTGTGTAAAGGCACTCACCTGTCTATTCGTTGGTTTTCTCGTAGTAATTTGATTCATCCAGGCGGTGGGACTTATGCCTACCGGTACGCACAAACGCATCCAGACATGGCAAGCCAGCTTGAACAGTACATGCATGTCAAAGAAAGAAGTAACCCTGACAATGATCCGTTGTTAAATCGCTTAAAAAACATGCCAAACGACGCGATATACGCCTTGATAAATCGTTCCAGTATGTTTATAGACGGTCAAGATTTGTGGTTAAAAAGGGGTGATAACTACCTTATTTACGGAGCAAAAACCTGGCAGGGCAACGTGTCAAAAGCCGGGTTACAAATGCACCTGTTAACGGCGAACACCAGTTGCTTTGTCAAGCGGGGTAACATTTGTTGGGATATTGAAGATCAATCGCAAATTTTAAAAATAAGTATGATCGCATTGATCGTTGCTAACGTATTACTCGTGTTGGGCTGGCTCTATTATCGCTGGAATACCAAAAAACGAGAGTTGCGCAGCCGTATGCTGGTGCTGCAAATTCTCACCCATGAATTGCGAACCCCAATCGCCAGTCTGTCACTCACGGTGGAAGGGTTCCGTCGTGATTTTGAGCATTTACCCGAGTCGCTTTACGATGAGTTTCGACGGTTATGCGAAGATTCTAGGCGATTACGACAACTCGCGGAGGCAAGTAAAGACTATTTACAGTCAGATAATCAACAATTTTCAACGGAATGGCTGCCTTCTGTCAGAGAGTGGTTAGAATTTAAAGTAGAAGATAGCTTTCCGGGACAAGTTGAATTTAAAATAAATCATGATGTTGCCGCCAGAATCAATGTGTATTGGTTGGGCAACTGTATTGAAAACCTATTACGAAATGCGGTGAAATATGGTGTCGCACCAG from the Vibrio sp. HB236076 genome contains:
- a CDS encoding DUF3069 domain-containing protein, which produces MSDQAAPNNDETTASSQVDLASLSPELQQVIAFEEVPQEMLAMVESIHNVSQETVLDSWNSLPASAQNIVDSFEQFHALVSVSQAFAGVSALQSFEGMQAPQGTSTEEQENYKAQMLDQILYNCVKDMVKQLKKARRDPILKKEFQQVFAR
- a CDS encoding GGDEF domain-containing protein, which translates into the protein MPMRDMCYSYRVVYSSELHFQFMLSFCLTDYRFRIVVPFILLLGTLFSMDQWIELAQNNKSLVLSIPYAILSICLVCGFLFKQMRFALVSFGLLIIYYLIQTRLQIPLNRGTTLLELSILSFLLPVGCFLAYVVDEMHFTFKQCLLYLSTLAVMALWGNITLAYFTEAHLEHWTQGVLFSIDSVSKLPFVLILYSIIMIGISALFVIRYNRIFDIVIYATLLFTSCVFISFDTPYISSVFFTLLASCLVFYLLSSSHELAFIDSLTKIANRQAFNSDAARIGKRYAVAMIDVDHFKQFNDRYGHDVGDQVLQLVASRIEQTLDQGKAYRFGGEEFVVLYRYKEHNKMKENLEAIRQTIESYPLTLRDEHQRPSHSRVGSQQRGQSTKAKSTTQITVSIGAALSKKHRSLHDTLICADKALYQAKRRGRNQVIIDRD
- a CDS encoding late competence development ComFB family protein, whose amino-acid sequence is MQIHAEVHNYMETLVGQELAENQYSERYDQEKLADLACLTLAQLRPVYIRYDIDFLSSLPETKLVALKQDVVVALQNAETMLAEDRRREREEPVAIVYAQSRYQDEGELEWFEKPIVSKALK
- a CDS encoding HlyU family transcriptional regulator → MGFLSRLFGRQDSAPQETAKEIEAIEYKGFSIFPDGIAENGQYRVAGEIKKVIDGEEKTHRFIRSDVLPSESDANDMMVKKSQMFIDQMGEKMFS
- the vxrA gene encoding sensor histidine kinase VxrA; the protein is MFSLVVSILWIPTAWANSLPERIGIFVSLFNQEQPREEYDVRVLQSKYPTVLISPDSTLPQTAKYPLRDIQRLYQLSQTCSGQLPLNPLVTEPLVFTRALCKGTHLSIRWFSRSNLIHPGGGTYAYRYAQTHPDMASQLEQYMHVKERSNPDNDPLLNRLKNMPNDAIYALINRSSMFIDGQDLWLKRGDNYLIYGAKTWQGNVSKAGLQMHLLTANTSCFVKRGNICWDIEDQSQILKISMIALIVANVLLVLGWLYYRWNTKKRELRSRMLVLQILTHELRTPIASLSLTVEGFRRDFEHLPESLYDEFRRLCEDSRRLRQLAEASKDYLQSDNQQFSTEWLPSVREWLEFKVEDSFPGQVEFKINHDVAARINVYWLGNCIENLLRNAVKYGVAPVCLQVDTCSDKLTISVIDQGQLSAKDWSNLRKPFVSKSGLGLGLTIVESMVGRMGGKMKLYGPPTTFILEIPCETDVAFS